TCTAATTTTGATGAATTTCTTTCCACTATCAAGTTCCAGTATGCCAATATTGCACTATTATCAGCATTATCATAAATTTTTTTCATCAAATTTCTATAATTTTCCAAAGACATATATTCAAATATATCACTTAAATTAAATTTATTTATTTTAAAATCTATTTCATCAAGATATTCTTCCACAGAATTTTGAACAATTTCCAATTTGTGAAGATTTTTCTTAATATTTTCAAAATTTTCCCTTCTTAAAAAGTAAGGCAAGCAGTCTAAACGGTAATTTCCCATCATAATATAATGAATATAAGGATTTTCATAGCTGTCCAGCTCGCAAAGAGCATACCTGCTTCTTTCCTTCATTTCTTTGGAAATATCTTTTTCTGCATACCTAAAAAATTCCTTATCTCTTCCAAATTTTCCAACTACAGATTTAGAAAGAAATAATTTAAACATCAGTTTCCATCTAAAATTATTCCAATGCTTATTATAATATTCCTCTCTTTCCTGTTTCGACTTTTTCTCAAAAAGCCCTTCCACTCTTTTTTTATTATGTATCAAAGGAAGTATTTTTTCCCTAAAAATTTTAAAGAATTTTTCAAATTTTCCAATATGAATCACCCCAGTTTCAATCGCTTTTCTATTAAGATCCCAATAATCTCTCACATCTTTATCAAGTTTTTCACGTATTTTATCATACATCCTAATTCTTTCAGCAGAATTTTTTACTCCCATAAATTCCAGCATTTTTTCATAATCAAAATTTTTAAAAATTTCCCTTTTAAGTTTAGCAAGAGCAATTTGGGGAAAACTTATATCGAGAGCCACCACTTTTTCAGGATTTTCAGCAAGCATTGAAAATACATTATCTCCTGCCGACAAGATCCCAAAGCATACATCCTTTTCTTTTATATCAAGACTTTCCAATAATACTTCCGTATCTTCCCAGCATTGGGAATATCTTATCAATGAAAAATCAACTTTATTTTCTTTTACTTCACTTTTCAATTATGTTCCTCCTAATTTGTTTGTAATTTTAAATTTTTAATAAAAATCAACCATTCAATTTTTTAATAATTCCCGTACTTCCGTCAAATTGAACCATATCTCCTGTTTTCAGAATACTTGTTGCCCCTTGTACTCCTACTATGGCAGGGATGTTCATTTCCCGTGAAATAATTGCACTGTGGGATAAAAGGCTTCCCTTTTCTACTATAAGTCCCTTCAATAAAGGAAAAACCATAACCCAGCTTGGATCTGTAGATTTTGTAATGACGATATCTCCGTCTTCAACTTGAGTATCCATAGGATTTAAGACAATTTTTACTTTTCCTTTTACAATTCCTTTGCTACATCCAGTCCCTTGCAAAGTATTTTCGTCGAGTTGAGAATTTCCTGCCAAATCTTCATAATAAAAGTTTTCTCCTAGGAATCCTCTTGTTAAAAATCTATCAGGAAGAATTGCCTCTGTTTCGTATTTTTTATATTCTTCTTTTCGCAGTTCTATAAGTTTTTTTAAGTCAACATCAATTATTGAGCCGTCAATAAGTCCAAAAATTTCATCGACAGTAAGATAGAATACATCTTTTTCATTATTTATAAGGTTATTATTTTTTAGATGTACTCCCATTTTTTTCATAATCTTTCTGACTGTTCCAAAAACCTTTGTCCGTTCATATCTCAAATTTTCCCTTAATCGTATAAATTTTTTTGCATAAAATAAAGTTTTTTTCAATAAATATTTTTTTATAGGATTTATTTTCAGGTTGTCATATATTTTTTTCTGTTCTTCCAATATGTTTCTCTTAGTATGTTCCT
The DNA window shown above is from Leptotrichia wadei and carries:
- a CDS encoding DUF3419 family protein; the encoded protein is MKSEVKENKVDFSLIRYSQCWEDTEVLLESLDIKEKDVCFGILSAGDNVFSMLAENPEKVVALDISFPQIALAKLKREIFKNFDYEKMLEFMGVKNSAERIRMYDKIREKLDKDVRDYWDLNRKAIETGVIHIGKFEKFFKIFREKILPLIHNKKRVEGLFEKKSKQEREEYYNKHWNNFRWKLMFKLFLSKSVVGKFGRDKEFFRYAEKDISKEMKERSRYALCELDSYENPYIHYIMMGNYRLDCLPYFLRRENFENIKKNLHKLEIVQNSVEEYLDEIDFKINKFNLSDIFEYMSLENYRNLMKKIYDNADNSAILAYWNLIVERNSSKLDYKENEMKENIENGKNNIWKNFQRMEEFDKKLHEKDKTFFYNDFVVEKVIKYGNN